The Ranitomeya variabilis isolate aRanVar5 chromosome 7, aRanVar5.hap1, whole genome shotgun sequence genome includes a window with the following:
- the LOC143785799 gene encoding parvalbumin beta-like isoform X2, which yields MGLALCGHSASPPLPSRSPPCPVQNTTRTTMSITDILSAKDIDAALASVQADNSFQYKTFFQKVGLSSKSADQVKKVFEILDRDCSGYIEEDELALFLQNFKSNARALNDAETKAFLKAGDSDGDGKIGVDEFQALVKA from the exons ATGGGGCTTGCCCTGTGCGGACACTCAGCAAGCCCTCCACTGCCAAGCAGATCGCCTCCCTGCCCAGTCCAAAACACTACAAG AACCACCATGTCTATCACTGACATTCTCTCCGCTAAGGACATCGACGCCGCTCTGGCCAGTGTACAGG CTGACAACTCCTTCCAGTACAAAACTTTCTTCCAGAAGGTTGGTCTGAGCAGCAAGTCCGCCGATCAGGTCAAGAAAGTATTCGAAATCCTTGACAGGGATTGCAGTGGATACATTGAGGAAGACGAGCTTGC ACTCTTCCTGCAGAACTTCAAGTCCAATGCCAGAGCTCTGAATGACGCTGAGACCAAGGCTTTCCTGAAGGCTGGTGACTCTGACGGTGACGGCAAAATTGGAGTAGACG
- the LOC143785799 gene encoding parvalbumin beta-like isoform X1 has translation MGLALCGHSASPPLPSRSPPCPVQNTTRTTMSITDILSAKDIDAALASVQADNSFQYKTFFQKVGLSSKSADQVKKVFEILDRDCSGYIEEDELALFLQNFKSNARALNDAETKAFLKAGDSDGDGKIGVDEFQALVKA, from the exons ATGGGGCTTGCCCTGTGCGGACACTCAGCAAGCCCTCCACTGCCAAGCAGATCGCCTCCCTGCCCAGTCCAAAACACTACAAG AACCACCATGTCTATCACTGACATTCTCTCCGCTAAGGACATCGACGCCGCTCTGGCCAGTGTACAGG CTGACAACTCCTTCCAGTACAAAACTTTCTTCCAGAAGGTTGGTCTGAGCAGCAAGTCCGCCGATCAGGTCAAGAAAGTATTCGAAATCCTTGACAGGGATTGCAGTGGATACATTGAGGAAGACGAGCTTGC ACTCTTCCTGCAGAACTTCAAGTCCAATGCCAGAGCTCTGAATGACGCTGAGACCAAGGCTTTCCTGAAGGCTGGTGACTCTGACGGTGACGGCAAAATTGGAGTAGACG AATTCCAGGCACTGGTGAAGGCATAA